One Mercenaria mercenaria strain notata chromosome 12, MADL_Memer_1, whole genome shotgun sequence DNA segment encodes these proteins:
- the LOC123534941 gene encoding uncharacterized protein LOC123534941: MEMHVYIIYTVLSLLLFVTFSTELTCVNSHCRNNECVEDGKCLQGCEDGFITDDKGHCIKGCSGNCSTCDNDICTDCKSGYFGPQCLKACEGCKNGSCIKKNGKCIEGCKRGYDNLPWCNISSTDHDHHHHRHHHHKAKTTKLQEEEKSRSLFIWIAGTIILSVVVAIVILIALIVYNRGTDKSSPGQSASEHLNAEKDETTELE; the protein is encoded by the exons ATGGAAATGcatgtatatatcatttataCTGTACTGTCGTTACTTCTGTTCGTTACGTTTTCTACGGAATTAACATGTGTAAATTCACACTGTCGGAACAATGAATGTGTGGAAGATGGAAAATGTTTACAAGGATGCGAGGACGGTTTTATCACTGACGACAAAGGTCATTGCATAAAAGGTTGTTCTGGAAATTGTTCAACGTGTGACAATGATATCTGTACTGATTGTAAAAGCGGGTATTTTGGACCTCAGTGCTTAAAAGCATGTGAAGGATGTAAAAATGGTTCTTGTAtaaagaaaaatggaaaatgtATAGAAG gtTGTAAACGTGGATATGACAATCTTCCTTGGTGTAACATCTCAAGTACTGATCACGATCATCACCACCATCGGCATCATCATCACAAAGCTAAAACGACAAAACTACAAGAGGAGGAAAAATCGAGATCGCTCTTTATCTGGATAGCAGGGACGATAATCTTGTCAGTGGTTGTTGCCATAGTTATCCTGATTGCTCTCATAGTCTACAATCGAGGTACTGACAAAAGTTCGCCTGGTCAGTCGGCATCAGAACATTTGAATGCAGAAAAAGACGAAACAACAGAACTTGAGTGA